A region of the Homalodisca vitripennis isolate AUS2020 unplaced genomic scaffold, UT_GWSS_2.1 ScUCBcl_9155;HRSCAF=17552, whole genome shotgun sequence genome:
GCCAGCGGCTCCGGTAAACCGGCTCCGCCATCTGAGACCGCCGAGGCAGATCCCTCTTCATCCATCTTCATCCGTGGTCGCTCTAGTAGAGTTGTTGACTCGTCCACGTCTCGGAGCAGAATGATGATAggccaaaattctaaaaaaggctCTAAGCTGGATATCTGGCGTCGCGCGAGCGCGACCAATAGGGTGGCAGCTCGAACGCGATTGGCCGCGCTCGCGCGACGCCCGGATTCGAGGTAACCCCGAATTTCAGGCCACGGCTTCCATCTGTATCCCCGCAACCGAGTACAGCGCAACATGTCAGGACGAGGCAAAGGCGGTAAAGTGAAGGGAAAGGCAAAGTCCCGCTCGTCCAGGGCCGGTCTTCAGTTCCCGGTCGGCAGGATCCACCGTCTGCTCCGCAAGGGCAACTACGCCGAGCGAGTGGGTGCCGGAGCTCCGGTCTACCTGGCCGCCGTCATGGAGTATCTCGCCGCCGAGGTTCTCGAGTTGGCCGGTAACGCGGCCCGTGACAACAAGAAGACCAGGATCATTCCCCGTCACCTTCAGCTGGCCATCAGGAATGACGAGGAGCTGAACAAGCTCCTGTCCGGTGTCACCATCGCCCAGGGAGGTGTACTGCCCAACATCCAGGCCGTGCTCCTGCCCAAGAAGACCGAGAAGAAGGCCTAAGTCGCCCGCCAACGCGCGACACAAAGCCGCCCGCCCGGCTCCCACAaacggcctttttaaaggccaccacAATATCACTCGTTTTCACAGTTTACGACTTTAATAATCCTATTTCTCACTCTTGTCGTATATTTCCGACATGTATCTAGTAATTACTATgctaattattagtaaaactgtcattattaccatcacaaattacataaaaatttaataatgtacacgaatatataacacttttttgcCAATTGATGTTAtcgaataataacagtttattcaaatactaaacagtgtgcgtcaatttatatctatttataactaattactggtcttcaaaatatatatatatatatatatatatatatatttatttatattaataattaacacattttactgtACACTTTAGTTAGTTGTTTTCACTCTAATTAACCGTATAAAATATCACTTCTCTTTATTGTCTATCATACAATCTTAACTTAAATTCACCGTCTTTGtcgttttaaattagttttaaacacgaAATCTAAACCTTTTCTCTCTAATTTAGTCGTTTTACAGCATATTTCTGTGGCTAGAAAACCAATCacttgtacattgatttattacagactttttcttattttgttacagtaatcgtttacattatcatcaattttatttgcaaatatcatttatatttatatattaatcctaCTTACTACAGCGAATTCActgtgtttacaaattacaactgtttgctattgttctttcggtattattataaagagcagattgattttctattcttttcctgtaTTACGAACTTCTGTCAACCTCCGACCGCGCGATTTTCACTGGAACTATGTTAACAGTTCAGTTAACAgtgtagtattgtttatatattatagcaaaacacaacaatgattcagtttacaataattattattttatattcaaagtgtgATATAAATTCCAAATGTCGCATAGAATAGTAAGTTGatagataaattttgttaattgcaagcactgtcaaccccacatattgcgatattcactggaatatgttaacagtttacatttagtttgtagtcatagtgatttgcaacaaataaaaatcacttattcagttataaatatactttatacgtgtatagttcaataattttaaaggtcgtttagtaaatttgaaaaatagaagaatcaGCGAATATTCGGTGATTGTAacgaagtaaatatgtaaatttgctgttatccacgctaattaaatttaacgtaattagTTGTAAACGGATAAAAACGtggattaaatatcagtgataaacgcgcgccgcttgatctgggcttggagtttgcaagctcgagtaaattttttttctaaaagagcaagcagcgcgaagcgctgcgcagcgggcaagcatcgcgtgatctgacccattctgaaaattttgttaaattcagaatagtaggctatattgttttaaacatgtttcattactaatttgtgtttttttcgtacggaaattaataaactcgtaaacttaatctaataaacgtaatctaacttgtataaattaatatagagaatgcggggacatactggaaaatacccattttaaacttaaaatacactgaCTTGGATCACATTACAGTGGTATGAATCAAGCAATCGCAATCAGGTTCGCTAGACCGAGCAGATTTACACTTGTTAACAGACAACTCTCTGGCGCTACAGCTACAGGACTCGGATCTGCAGTATATCCACTAACCTCacataaatttctgttttatatgtattttctacgttattacttattattttcaaatttacaacctgTCCAGGTATCGACAATTGTAAGTAAACCGTCGGTGACAACTCAATTTCACCGTAGTAACTAGAAACCGGGAGAATTATCAATGTTAACGGATACGtacactctgattggtcgaataGTGACCGACCAATCAAGTCaagccacctcctacctatataagcgtgTTAACAGTTCACTCtatatattctatctccacgcacatgcgcaCTGTACACTAGATGACTTTATCACACGATTTCACCTGTTAAATaccgttttaaaactaaaaaacggTATTTAACGTGTATCTTGTTGTAATCTAAATCGACCTGTACTTAAAACTAGTGGtatttcgataaaatataaattttcaagtgtAACTTTCGGCTCTTATATtgaattgtatataaaacattacgaatACTATGAATAACGAACGATCAGATCAATTGGGCGATTaccgtatttgtaaatttaatgtttgtttaaagattgtatttaaacataacttaaataggtaatttcaatataaaacaagtcgaGAGTTGCTTGTTTTAGCcaacataataacagaattccaatgtttacacaagaaaaagcggtaaaataagcgaaaattacaagttatgtttaatcagagttcaacggttcttggttaatattagaagtcatgtgtataaaacatgacagaaactatggttttcgatcgaatgagaagtcatgtgtataaaacatgaccgaaactatggttttcgatcgaattgcaattgacgtattttttattgtaaactcaatgtttgtttgaaaaaaaaaaaaataaataaaaaaaaaaaaaataaacagaaaattatacaattttacagtgaaatcggactatgtttaaaaaaaaaaaagaaaaaaggaattgtaaaattcctggaataaaatatttatgacaagcacaaagtcataaatttggtattttcgatagaaaatatagtcgagagcgacttgaaacaaccagttttacatcggttttacaactataagcggtaaaataagcgaaaacgaaagagttattggtggcctttagaaaggccgtttgtgCGGAGCGGGCTCGCTCGTTGCGGGGCGCTGGCCTGCCGGCCGGCTTACTTGGAGCTGGTGTACTTGGTCACGGCCTTGGTACCCTCGCTCACGGCGTGCTTGGCCAACTCGCCGGGCAACAGGAGCCTGACGGCGGTCTGGATCTCCCGCGACGTGATGGTCGACCGCTTGTTGTAGTGGGCCAGGCGGGAAGCTTCGGCGGCTATGCGCTCGAATATGTCGTTCACGAAGCTGTTCATGATGGACATGGCCTTGCTGGAGACGCCGGTGTCGGGGTGGACCTGTTTCAGCACCTTGTAGATGTAGATGGCATAACTCTCCTTCCTCCTGCGCTTCTTCTTCTTGTCGCCCTTGGTGATGTTCTTCTGGGCCTTGCCGGCCTTCTTGACGGCTTTTCCGCTCGCTTTCGGTGGCATCCTGAGTCGCTGGTTTGTACCGGGAGTATAggccaaaattctaaaaaaggctCTAAGCTGGATATCTGGCGTCGCGCGAGCGCGACCAATAGGGTGGCAGCTCGAACGCGATTGGCCGCGCTCGCGCGACGCCCGGATTCGAGGTAACCCCGAATTTCAGGCCAAGGCTTCCATTCTGCTCCGAGACGTGGACGAGTGAACATCTCTACTAGAGCGACATCGACCACGGCTGAAGATGGATGGAAGAGGGATCTGCCTCGGCGGTCCCAGTTGGCGGAGCCGGTTTACCGGAGCCGCTGGCGACACTACTGGGGTCCCGCGCGGCTTGCCAAGCGGGCCCCGGCGCTGTCTGCCCAAAAGGCCTTTTACAAGGCCAACCAACCGCTGGACGTCCCAGCAACACCATTCCACCCGGGACGGGAgaacagggcccgggtgaagtccggTTATTACCGGAGACCTGTAACGCGATGTGCCAGGTGAGCCCGCCCCGGTCAGCCGACCGGGCCGCGGGATCCCAGCACCGCACTGCTGCTCAGGCCAGCAAACTTATTCCACCCGGGACTtgtcagggcccgggtgaagtccggACTACCCCGGAAAGCTGCCAGGGTGCAGCGACTAAGTGCCAGGGGAACCTGCGCCGGTCTGAGGCCCAAaaaggcctttctaaaggccactcTACAACACCGGGGATCTCAACCCCAGTGGCCCAGGCCTTGGTGCCAGCTACCCCTGGGGCCAATTCCGGCTCATCAGGCCGTTCTGCCGCGGGTCTGCGGAAGCGGCAAGCGGCCCCAGCCTCGACTCTTCCGCCTAAGAGCCGACGGACGGAGACCGCTGCCAGTGAAGATATGGAGGTTGAGCGAGGCCCCCGCATTCCCCCCATCATCTTGGACATCCCGAAAGGATGGGGTAGCCATGCAGTGACCCTGAAGCAGCTCCTAGGAGGAGATCTTGAAGCTGTGTGCACGGCCAGGACATTACGGCTCAAAACCACTACTGTGGCCCACTTCAGGTCCTTGCAGAGATATCTGCAGGAGCAGAAGATAAACTTCCACACCTTTGCTATGGCGACCGAGCGTCTCCTGAAGGTGGTGGTCAGAGGACTGCCCTCTACTCTGACTCCTGAGGAGGTCGTGGCCGAGTTCCAAGACATCGGCTATGGCATAGTGGAGGCCAAACTGTTAAAGACAAGGAGAGGCCAGCCGACCAGCCTGTGGCTGATCACACTGCGCAGTGGCGATGGCCTGAGACCGCCTACTGATATCTACAATCTCCAGAGTGTACTTTTTTGCAAGCTGGAGATTAAGAAGTACACCCGACCGGGAGGACCGatccagtgccaccgatgccaAGGCTACGGACACGGTTCCAGACACTGCCACCGGGACACGCGTTGCGTCAGATGCGGCGAGGGCCACCCTGCCAGCCTGTGCCCAAAGGAGTCAACTAGCCCGGCAAGATGCTGTAATTGTGGCGAGGCACACTCTGCCAACTACCGCGGGTGTGCCAGCTACAAAAACGAGAAacagctctcgtatgctgccgcTGCAAAGAGGACTCGGAGGCCTGAACCTTCCAGGGCCGAGCCTCCAAAGCCTCGGGAAGCTCCTGACTCTGCCCCAGCTGCCCCTGTTGACGACATCACAGAGCCCTCCACTGACAGCCGAGAAGACGAGGACTTCGAGGTGGTTCGACGTCGCCGACACCGACCTgctcggaagccggaaaatcggAGAGCCCGGCCTGCCGCGAAAACCTCCATCTCTGAGCCGCGAGAAGAGAGCCCGAGGATTGAAGCTGTACCAGCCCCTGTGAG
Encoded here:
- the LOC124374598 gene encoding histone H2A, producing the protein MSGRGKGGKVKGKAKSRSSRAGLQFPVGRIHRLLRKGNYAERVGAGAPVYLAAVMEYLAAEVLELAGNAARDNKKTRIIPRHLQLAIRNDEELNKLLSGVTIAQGGVLPNIQAVLLPKKTEKKA
- the LOC124374600 gene encoding histone H2B; this translates as MPPKASGKAVKKAGKAQKNITKGDKKKKRRRKESYAIYIYKVLKQVHPDTGVSSKAMSIMNSFVNDIFERIAAEASRLAHYNKRSTITSREIQTAVRLLLPGELAKHAVSEGTKAVTKYTSSK